A segment of the bacterium genome:
TTTTACCTACGACCTCCCCGAGGAGCTTATCGCGCAGGAGCCCGCGCACCCCCGCGATTCCAGCAGGCTTCTCGTCCTCGACCGCGCCACGTCTTCTCTCACCGATTCCGTCTTTTCTTCTCTTCCTTCCTTCCTTTGCGAAGGCGATCTTCTCGTAGTGAACGATACCCGCGTAATTCCGGCGCGTCTCTGGGGGCGAAAGCCCTCCGGCGGAAGGGTGGAGGCGCTGCTACTCAAGCGCCTCTCGGAAAGGTCGTGGGAAACGCTCCTTCGCGCCTCCAAGCGCTTCGGGGTGGGTTCCGAGGTTATTCTTTCGGGTGATTCCTCCCTAAGGGTCGTCTCCGTCCTCGGCGAGGGGCGCTACGTGGTGGAGCTTTCGTCGGAAGACTCCCCGGAGGAGGCGATCGAACGGCTGGGCGAGATGCCCCTGCCGCCCTACATCCGCCGCTCTTCCCCCCGAGCGGAGGACAAGAGGTGGTACCAGACCCTCTTTTCCTCGCCGGAGAAGGCCGGCAGCTCCGCCGCGCCGACGGCGGGACTCCATTTCACCGAAGAGGTGAGGGAGACGCTGCGGGCGAAGGGAATCACCTTCGCGCATGTCACCCTTCACGTCGGCCTCGGGACCTTTTTGCCGGTGCGGGCGGAGAATCTCTCCGACCATAAAATGCACTCAGAGGTCTTTGAACTGACCGAAGAGAGCGCCGCGCAGATCAACCGGGCGAAAGAGGGGGGGAGGCGCGTCGTCGCGGTTGGAACCACCTCGGCGCGCGTCCTGGAG
Coding sequences within it:
- the queA gene encoding tRNA preQ1(34) S-adenosylmethionine ribosyltransferase-isomerase QueA; its protein translation is MKLTDFTYDLPEELIAQEPAHPRDSSRLLVLDRATSSLTDSVFSSLPSFLCEGDLLVVNDTRVIPARLWGRKPSGGRVEALLLKRLSERSWETLLRASKRFGVGSEVILSGDSSLRVVSVLGEGRYVVELSSEDSPEEAIERLGEMPLPPYIRRSSPRAEDKRWYQTLFSSPEKAGSSAAPTAGLHFTEEVRETLRAKGITFAHVTLHVGLGTFLPVRAENLSDHKMHSEVFELTEESAAQINRAKEGGRRVVAVGTTSARVLEHCGRSGRVIPSTGETNLFILPGHEFKIVDALLTNFHLPESTLLMLVCAFGGRDFVLDAYRHAVRESYRFYSYGDSMLIK